GCCGTTTTTAACTATAAATATTTCTAATAATTATATCCAATCAAAATGAATTTTAAAAATCAGTTCCTTATTGTTTTAGTGTTTGCAGGCTTGTTTTCAGCCTGTAAAAAAGATGAAGAAGCAGAAGTACCACCAGCAGCAAAAATGGCCATTGAAACACCTGCTGTTGAGGCTAAAGTGAGTGAGAAAACTACATTTTCGGTATCTACAACCAACGGTAAGGGATTTCAGCATGAGTGGAAACTGGACGGTACAGTAGTGAGTACATTAACCTCTTATGACTTTACCCCAGCAAAATCAGGGACTTATATTATTGATTATACCGCCACGAATGCAGCAGGTACATTCACGTACAAATATACAGTTACGGTGCCCGTGCCAGAAGTGCCGGTAGGTACCAACAGCAATCGTTTTGTTACTACCTTATTTGAATACCTGCCTGCTCCAGGCCAGTATACAAACAAATCTATAGGAAGTTTGGCTACGGCTAAAGGGCTGGAAGGTAAGCAAGGAACATTGGTATCTTTAGGAGCTTGGGGAGGTTATATTGTTATGGGCTTTGATCATACCGTGATTAACCAAACAGGTAAAGATGACATCATCGTTTACGGAAACGCATTTGCTACTTTTGCTGAGCCGGGTATTGTTTGGGTGATGCAGGACGAGAACGGAAATGGAAGGCCTGACGATACCTGGTACGAAATAAAAGGAAGTGAGTTTGGTAAAGAAGGTTATGTACGTGATTACGAAGTCACATACACGAAACCAGCTGTTGGCGGCAGTGTTTCCTGGCGAGATAATAAGGGAAAAACAGGAGTGGTTACTTTAACAAATGCAACCTTCCAGGCTTATCCTGTAGATGTTACTACAAATGAATATACCATCAAGGGATCATTATTACCTTCATCTAATATTTTTATGCCTACACCCACCAGCATCAGCAGTCTTCCTTTTACTTTTGGTTATGCTGATAATACAGTTGGTGGAGATAATGTTGATATCGCTAATGCCGTTGATAAAAACGGTAATTCAGTAATGTTAAAAGGTATTGATTTTATAAAAATACAAACAGGCATTCAGGCAAATCTTGGTTGGCTTGGCGAATTGTCTACAGAAGTTACCGGCATTGCCGATATCAGCTTGATTAAGTAAGACCCAATTTTAATATTCAAAAAGAATCGGTAATTTTACCAGCTTAATAAATAACCTATGTCAAAATTAGAATATAACCCACGTAATATTGTATTGCTGGTCATGATCCTGGCAATTACCTTATTCCGTTTACTCGTTACCTTTAATACTGATATTTTCAGCTTTGCAAATTTCTCATCTTTAGGGGCGGTTGCATTATTTGGAGGTGCATATTTTAAAGACAATCTGAAAGCATTTGCTTTTCCTATTTTAAGTCTCTTTCTGAGTGACTTTGTACTGGCAAATACTTTGTATAAGCAATACAGCAGCGGATTTCTTTATTCAGGATGGTATTGGGTATACATTGCTTTTGCATTGATGGTACTTGCAGGGAAATTGATTACCAGAAATAAAGTTAATGTTATTAATGTTGGAGTTGCCGCAATTGTCAGCATATTTATTCATTGGATAGTAACTGACCTTGGTGTGTGGTATAATAATCCGCAATACGCTCAGGATCTTTCAGGTTATATGCTTTGCTTAGTTGCAGCCGTTCCT
The nucleotide sequence above comes from Pedobacter sp. MC2016-14. Encoded proteins:
- a CDS encoding cell surface protein, which gives rise to MNFKNQFLIVLVFAGLFSACKKDEEAEVPPAAKMAIETPAVEAKVSEKTTFSVSTTNGKGFQHEWKLDGTVVSTLTSYDFTPAKSGTYIIDYTATNAAGTFTYKYTVTVPVPEVPVGTNSNRFVTTLFEYLPAPGQYTNKSIGSLATAKGLEGKQGTLVSLGAWGGYIVMGFDHTVINQTGKDDIIVYGNAFATFAEPGIVWVMQDENGNGRPDDTWYEIKGSEFGKEGYVRDYEVTYTKPAVGGSVSWRDNKGKTGVVTLTNATFQAYPVDVTTNEYTIKGSLLPSSNIFMPTPTSISSLPFTFGYADNTVGGDNVDIANAVDKNGNSVMLKGIDFIKIQTGIQANLGWLGELSTEVTGIADISLIK
- a CDS encoding DUF6580 family putative transport protein, coding for MSKLEYNPRNIVLLVMILAITLFRLLVTFNTDIFSFANFSSLGAVALFGGAYFKDNLKAFAFPILSLFLSDFVLANTLYKQYSSGFLYSGWYWVYIAFALMVLAGKLITRNKVNVINVGVAAIVSIFIHWIVTDLGVWYNNPQYAQDLSGYMLCLVAAVPFELKFLGGTVVYAGILFGGFELLKSKYPVLQVTSTRIA